Within the Phoenix dactylifera cultivar Barhee BC4 unplaced genomic scaffold, palm_55x_up_171113_PBpolish2nd_filt_p 000146F, whole genome shotgun sequence genome, the region ctccagaactcatccgtatctctcggaggaacggatgatgatggtccaacctctgaaggtgcagtaggatgatccatatgctcctcatcctcatcctctggtgcatctccctctggtgcctcatcctgaatgcctgctccagtgtgaatccactgcccgttcactttctcatatcccatgcgtatgagtgtccgtgcagtgtatgtgtcagtatgatgcagactcttggatgcctcctcttTGAGAGCTAAAtcgtgctgtcgaaaaatcaaggtgagtatcataccataaggtagtgataccctggagttgcacatcaccttcctcatctgtctcagtatcatggccggaagatttaggagaatcccctgaatcatacactccatcactgctagatctcgctctgtgatgagatcgaatctcccggtctttggaaataagattctatttattatactgaacagtaatctcatttcagcagtaagagaactagctattaccttcgcggaaaagtcgaagttctcattttccatgatcaactgtagagctctcattttgttttcaggcttttccggagtggctcctacgcagggtagatgaagtagctcacccaagctctcctcggaaactcgaactcgaacccctcgaacttccgaaacaagccctcccataccagttttgaggaaggcatagaactcctgaaccaatccggggtagatcatcacgtctagggagcaaagatactcccaaccttgcctttggatccattccctcaaccgaaacccttcttgatcaaagaactcggaatggatccttctccccgttgtaaccggtctccccgcaaatcttgcaagtatcactgagggggaaggaggaggaggagaggcgtccgcacgtgcctcacgtcgtggagacacggtagatggctccgtaggttgcctttcctcccgttggatccgtgtgactcttccggatctcttggctacggctcttttgggttccatttctctaagatctcaaggtaatctactgtttggaggagtttggagagtgggaattagagtattcagaagaggacaagggcaaacagtgccctaacaatgctctcgggtccccttttaacagtggggtcccgacgttgggtcgactcaagatttttcttgggtcgactcaacgttgggtcgaccctattctgggttgggtcgacccaaatgcagaatttttcttttctcttcctttttgcttctaaaacttttctttgcttccaatccttataaattctttctgagaCAATGattcatgagtaaggaatctctagataacaattttgactcatgtttcatgggattttagaaattggaagaatgtatcatgagactactagctcccttttatatttcttcaataaaaaggatcacatatgcctaattccctccttagcatgcagaatctatcttcactcaatggttttgtaaatatgtcggctaattatttttcagtgcatatatgctcaatacatatgtttccattttgcacatgatccctaataaaatgataccttatctctatgtgtttggctttagaatgctgaactggatttttagtaagattgatggcactagtattatcacatttaataggaatattatctagcttaactccatagtcctctagttgttgcttaagccataatacttgagcacaacaactaccagcagctatatattcagcttcagctgtggacagtgccactgaattctgctttttgctaaaccatgatactaagttatttcctaagaattgacatgtgccacttgtgctcttcctatctaatttgcatccggcaaaatccgcatctgaatatgcaagcaaatttagacaggagtctcttgagtaccataatcctatattggtagttcctcttaaatatctaaggattcttttaacagcacttaaatgtgactccttaggatccgattggtatctagcacatattcctacactaaatacgatgtcgggtctactagcagtaaggtagagcaaggatccaattagtcctctatagggcttaatatcaatactcttccctttttcatctttgtctagcttactagtatgattcattagagtgcCTACTcctttatgattttcattcccaaacttctttagtatttcctttgtatacttagtttgatgaatgaaaatgccttctttagtttgtttgatttgtaatcctagaaagaagcttagttctcccatcaaactcatttcaaattctccatgcattaaatcagcaaattctttgcaaagagtatcatttgtggcaccaaagattatgtcatctacatatatttgtaccactaatagatttttgtcctttcttttgagaaatagagtttttatctacatttcctctactaaagtcattattaagcagaaatttgctcaatcgatcataccaagccctaggtgcttgctttaatccataaaaagccttatgtagtttaaacacatgatttggcaattcatgattatcaaaaccaggaggttgttctacatatacttcctcctcaataaaaccatttaagaaagcactcttcacatccatttgatataatttaaaatccatgaaacatgcaaatgctagaagtaatctaatagcctctaatctagctacaggagcaaatgtttcatcaaaatctattccttcttcttgattgtatcccttagctacaagtctagccttatttcttatgactaatccattttcatctaatttatttctaaatatccattttgttccaattactgagttatgctttggtctttcaattaatgtccatacattacttcttttaaattgattcaattcttcttgcatggcatttatccaattagtatctttttcagcttcttcataagttttaggttctaattgtgaaacaaaagcaagataatcatttaaatttctaagagatgatcgagttcttaccccttgagatggatcaccaatgattaagtctttagggtgtccatatgcatacctccattcctttggcaagttttgggattgaggtggcacgcaatcatctcccttatcttgatttggcacgtcatcaatattcaacttttcaaagtcgataattcctgtatcatcatcaacaatattttctttcctagcagactcactatcagactcatcaaatataatattgactgactcttccactactaaagttcttttattaaatactctgtatgccctgctagatgtggagtatcctaagaagataccttcatctgacttggcatcaaatttacttagatcctccttgccattgtttaagatgaaacatctacatccaaaaactttaaaatatttagcagttggtttcttattcttccaaagttcataaggagttttcttggttattgatcgtattaaaactcgatttagaatatggcaagcagtgcttatagcttcagcccaaaagtactttggaagatttgactcacacaacattgtgcgtgccatttctgccaatgtcctattttttctttcaacaatcccattttgttgaggcattctaggtgctgaaaattgatgtgatataccatttttagtacaaaattcttcaaagtgttgattttcaaattcggtaccatgatcacttcgaattgctactaaagtgagtttcttttcatttatgatattattatatagtttcaagaattctgaaaatgcttcattcttatgtgccaaaaatgaaacccatgtatatcttaaaaaatcatcaacaataactagtccatacttcttccctcctagacttgtagttctagtaggtccaaataaatccatgtgtatgagttcaaatggtctagttgttgatactatattctttgatttgaaagatgatttagtttgttttcccaatgaacatggtccacatattttatccttttcaaagatcaattttggcacatcttttattaattccttcttgactagttttgatattaattccatactagcatgtcctagtcttcgatgccaaagccaactagtttcatttttcttttcttcattagtaattaagcataatccatttttattgcctaactcatgaaggtctactaagtaaatatttctttgcctttgtcctacaagtataatgctattatctttaggatttgtgattatgcatacagatgcttcaaacgtgactttaaaccctttatcacaaaattgacttatgctaagaaggttatgtttcaaacccttaactaataagacattttctatgaaaatagatggcgtaatgaaaattttaccctttccaatgatatgccctttaccattgtctccataagttactactccacccttctttgattccaaggtgacaaattgatctacgtcaccggtcatgtgtcttgaacagccactatctagataccatcgtttttccactttatcagctgtaagacacacctgcaatcaagatcaagaagaaactttaggtacccaaactaagttgggtcctttagggttagtactccatgttccttttggaacccaaactttcttgaatttaatcttttgattattacttactttgttttgactggactttctaaagttacattcatatgctctatgtcctaacttattgcagcaataacaagtaatattttcacttttagcttttacaaaaatgttctttaagaatttttgtttcctatttgttctatatcctaaaccagccttatcatatacagctttttggctatcaagaatcatatttaatttggtagaactaagtgtaaatttatctaccaaggatttatatttttcagcatcttcttttagcttgatattttcagcaattagatccttggtttcatttgtaagtttcctactcaAAGTTTCACaggtatgagacagttttaacttgtccttaataagagattgattttcttcttttagaactttatttcttttaattagtttcttatgttcttccatgagttctaagaatgcatcatgtaattcatcaacagtaaaatcacagtcaagttcagaatctacctcatcgtcattggccatatgacacatttgggccgtctcttgatgatcttcctcttccgaacttgattcctcactttcactccaatcagccatgaagttcttctttttcagttttcttgccatccatttcaaatctgggcaatctatcttacaatgcccgggtttgttacacttatagcaaatgggagtttctttttccttttctttgtccttacccttttctttgcttgagttacctttgatgaaaggtttctttctatagaatctattcttacctctcataaattttctgaattttctcccaagcatagccatcccttcttcatcaatttcttcatcatcatctgaatcttccgattcagtttgttgtttaggggtggtagtctttagggcaatgggctttcttctcttgaccttatcttctgaattttgcctcattgtcaactcatgggtcatgagtgatcctagaagctcctctaattgcagtgtgttgagatccttagcttcttgaattgcggttaccttggcctcccaaattcttggtagagacctgagaatttttcgcaccaaatcagagttagagtaagactttcctaaactcttaagcccatttataatgtcagtaaaacgagtaaacatatcagttatggactcagtagatttcattttaaacaattcatacttgtgtactaatatgtttatctttgactctttaacttgattggtcccttcatgggtgacctcaagtttgtcccaaatttctttggcagtagtgcaagtagatattctattaaattcacttacatttaatgaacagtaaagtacatttatagctttcgcatttaactgtgctaatcttctatcactttcattccaatccatttctggtttgggtatgatagtgccctctatattaagtgtgggtatgtgaggtcctctagtgatgatgtaCCATAGTTCATAGtcggaagcttgaatgaatatcctcatcctagcttttcagtatgtgtagtttgtgccattaaatagaggtggtctatttgtggattgcccctcactcatagaacatcccacttgggttgtcatgatctttaactcttgattgtgagatcaatgagtactattagagcaccttgctctgataccacttgttgcccaaggtgacaagccaagagggggggtgaattggtttcttttaaatttaaactatcttactcaagtcaaatggatggttagtaagctaaagcaaatcacaacacaaacaacacaaagtatagtggttcggtgctctccttagcacctacgtccactccccaagcgactccttgggaattcactataatctcgcggattacagttggattgttttccgggctcacaatccaaaaacctttgttggttttacgggctcaccagcgaacctttacactttggttttccgggttcaccaaaaacctttgttggttttacgggctcaccaacgaacctttacaattggttttccgggttcaccaatcaacctactccgttggttttccgggctcaccaaccaacctttacaagttgtttaacaaataaagaaagaagatttaaactcctaaatgagcaaatgaaacaatataaactacaaggaagagtatagaaaatatttatcgctttgaagtggcttctctcttctttgtcaaggatgcttcactctacaagggaggatggagctcttgatgactctttgaatctgctcaacccctttttttgattcttgaatgaagcacttagatgaagaagattagggcacttttgttttcttgtgtactctttgatatccctttcaaaagttgttctatctgatgaatagtgccactttaaatagtctcctacatccattggacaagcccccaatggttagaattcaaaaactagccgttactgactttgggaaggacaaaaagtacatctgcagaactagccgttatgcttcagcccgtgtttgggtcggctcaacctgtccttgggtcgacccaagtttcacttgggtcgactcaaacattccttgggtcgaccctctcagaaaacatagaaacttgaaattcagccttccttcccttgggtcgacccaaccattctttgggtcgactcaaggttcacttggatcgactcaacttcttcttgggtcgaccctctcagtaattccagagaaccattttctgtcttcttttctgtcttgcctttgggtcaaccctctcagggtttgggtcgactcaagcttgggtcgaccctctcagtgaatccagagaaccattgttctgtcttgttttgaggatcttgatgtttgggtcgactcatgctttccttgggtcgatccaactcactgttcatctgtgccatttttgcagaagtgtgccaaatgatttcttgatgtgccggggtcgacccaatcatcctttgggtcgactcaatccacactttgctgcatctcaaggttagattcattcaaataaacaatgaaatgtatctatatcaatttatacaaatatcctgagagtaataatcttataaatgaagtatcaatttaacttataacatactctagataattgcttgttaatcatcaaaataacactatcatcctcaggtaCCCTCTACCCcggattgatgatttatttgacCAGCTTCAAGGTGCTCAGGTATTTTCTAAAATTGATCTTCGATCTGGGTATCATCAGCTGAGGATAAAGAAGTCTGACATAGCCAAGACTGCTTTCCGTACCATGTATGGACACTATGAGTTTCTTgtgatgccttttggtttgacTAATGCACCAGCAGCATTTATGGACCTGATGAACAGAGTGTTTAAGCCTTTTCTGGATAAATTTGTGATAGTATTTATTGATGATATTCTGATATATTCAAGGAGTCAGGCAGAGCATGAGCATCACTTGAAGATTGTTTTGGAGACTCTGAGGCAGAATCATTTGTATGGTAAATTAAAGAAATGTGAATTTTGGTTGGACAGGGTGATGTTTTTGGGGCATGTTATCTCTAAGGAAGGAATTATGGTTGACccaaagaagattgaagctgTAGTTGACTGGAGCAGACCGAGTAATGTGTCTGAGATTTGCAGCTTCCTTGGACTAGCCAGTTATTATAGAAGGTTTGTGGAGGGCTTCTCTAGTATTGCCGGACCCCTGACTCGACTCACTCGCAAAGGAGTGAAGTTTGAATGGTCGGATCAGTGTGAGAAGAGCTTCAAGGAATTGAAACACCGTCTAGTATCAGCACCTATTCTGACCCTACCAGTTATCGGTACTGATTTTACCATTTAcagtgatgcttccaagaaGGGTTTGGGTTGTGTGTTAATGCAAAATGGGAAGGTTATTGCTTATGCCTCCCGACAGCTTAAGCCCTATGAAGAGAATTATCCCACTCATGATCTTGAGCTTGCAGCTGTGGTTTTTGCCTTAAAGATCTGGAGACATTATCTGTATGGAGAGACATGCtaggtattcactgatcataaaAGTTTGAAATATCTTTTCACTCAGAAGGAGCTGAACATGAGACAGAGAAGGTGGCTGGAATTACTGAAGGATTATGATTTATCTATACATTATCACCCTGGGAAGGCAAATGTGGTAGCAGATGCTCTAAGTAGAAAATCTTTAGGAAATGTTGCAGCTTTGATTACTACTCAGAGAAATATCCTGGAGGATCTGAGGAGGGCAGAAGTAGAGGTATATCTGCAGGATGCTACCTTGAAGTTGGCAAACTTGCGAGTCCAGCCTACACTCATTGACAGAATTAAGGCAGCGCAAGTGAATGACTCTCGGCTTCAGAAGATCAAGAAAGATGTTGAGTCTGGATCTCAGCCTGATTTTCATATATATGAGGATGGCTCATTGAGGTTCATTGGCAGAGTTTGTGTTCTAGATGATCCTAGTCTGAAGAAGGAAATCATGGAGGAGGCTCACAGTACGGGATATACAGTGCATCCTGGTAGTACAAAAATGTATAGGGATCTGAAAGTTGTGTTCTGGTGGAACAATATGAAGAGAGAGATTGCCCAATTTGTATCTCAATGCTTAACTTGTCAGCAAGTTAAGATTGAGCATCAGAGACCAGCGGGTATGCTTCAGCCCCTGCCGATCCCAGAGtggaagtgggagcatattACTATGGATTTTGTGTCAGGATTACCTCGTACCCTCAGAGGTAATGATTCAGTTTGGGTGATTGTAGACAGATTGACCAAATCAGCACATTTCCTAGCATTTAAGACTGGGATGACACTAGAGAGATTTGCAGAGTTGTACATTGAGCAGATCGTGCGGCTGCATGGAGTTCCAGTATCTATAGTGTCTGACAGAGACTCCCAATTTGTGGCTCATTTCTGGGGCAGTTTGCACAAAGCTTTGGGAACCACTCTTAGCTTCAGTACAGCTTTTCATCCACAGACAGATGGGCAGTCCGAGAGGACCATACAGATTCTAGAGGATATGCTGAGAGCCTGTTCCATTGATATGAAGGGTTCTTGGGATCATCATTTGTCGTTGGTAGAGTTTGCTTATAACAATAGCTACCAGGCAAGTATTCAGATGGCTCCTTATGAGGCGTTGTATGGTAGGAAGTGTAGATTAcctatctgttgggatgatgtgggggAGAGGAAAATTCTGGGTCCAGAGATTATTCAGCAGACAGTGGAGAAGGTTCAGCtgatcagagaacgacttcGGGCAGCTCAAAGCAGAcaaaagagttatgctgataTCAGGAGGCGGGATCTGGAATTCCAAATCGGAGATCATGTTTTTCTCAGAGTGTCCCCTTCTAAAGGGGTAATGCGATTTGGAGTTCGGGGTAAGCTCAGCCCGAGATATGTGGGACCATTCGAGATTCTCGAGAGAGTTGGAGCTGTTGCTTATAAGCTGGCACTTCCACCTGCCTTATCGGGGGTTCattctgtttttcatgtctctaTGTTAAGGAGGTACATTGCTGATCCCAGTCATGTGATTGAAGTGGCACCTTTGCAGCTCCGCGCAGATCTTTCTTATGTTGAGCAGCTTATCCGTATAGTGGATAGGAAGGACCGGGTtttgaggaggcgcacgatttcttatgtaaaggtgcagtggagcaatcacagtgagagagaagctacttgggagctggaggaggagatgagagagaagtttcctgccttgttctcggattgaggtatgtttttaatttcgaggacgaaatttctttttagttggttagagtgtGAAGACCTGAGTTGGGCCCGTCCTAGGGCCCAACatactgaagtcggcaaggggtgccgacttcagttgaGTCATCGTGGGGGTGACCACgatgaccacgccggccgaacggccagcgggatctccgccccaccccctcttccctcttcccctctctccctctccctctctccctctctctctctctctctctctctctccctttctcttttctctgagAACCCATCCCCTCCTCttcgttttttttcctttttttttgagaagattGCCGGAGCCACCATCGTCGCCGGAGCCGCCACCGCCGTCGGGAAGCCActcgtcgacgaccggaggtgagaaagacaaccttatttctatttttatggatttaagggAAAGGAATGTGGGCATGTTAATCGGTTTTCATTTCCCCTATTTTGGAGAAAAATTTGTGGgattcggccggccgacggtggccggccggggtcaatccggccgaaacgagttcggccggaggtgggcgaacgggggccgggcttcccagccccggtccctctctttcctccctttcttcttctccttcttctcttcttcttcccgtccgGCGCCGCCTGTGAAGGTGGGATGGCCGACGacggctggccgagcgccgccgccgagggccacggtcggccgccgaaggccgaccggaaccaccagccatcccccctccttcttcttcttcttcttcttcttcttctttattcggcctgggtgtttttccttgctttgaaatccgtgcctCAAGTGGGGATCAGACCATGAATCGGTTTAGATtatgaaccggttccacctaaTCCTTGTATTTGGTTTGATCTGGATTTGAGTGAATGGGTTTGGGTTATGGTTTGGATCTGAGTCAGAAATTTGGGTTAGTCTGACTTGAGTCTAATCTGGTCTGATCAGaactggtttgggttgggcccgAAATTTGATCTGGACCTGTCATCtagtttggttcaattgggcctaatctgttttgGGCCACAATTAACTTGGGTTTAAAGAGTTCTGATTTTAGGGTCTATGATTGATCttaggggcccattcttggatccatgaacttaggagtttaagggtttgaaaaattatttaaattatgtttcttagttaattaaataattaatatttatgtttaaccaggggttcgtgatatctgtggcagggattttAAGCGATcccaggtaggtgacctattgctttaaagtagaattttaacatgtacATTGCATATGTTGATGTTATGATTTATTATTAGCATTATTGTTAgaattagtattaagcatttaatttcataaactattaaattattatgagcattatgtgttagaattagaaattaatatttaatttcatgAACTGTTATGTACTGTACTATTGGGAGTTTGTTCATGACTTGAGTTGGAAAATTGATTtgttgatttttaaaatccgcgtgactatagtctaggccccgccaatgggatgatacgttggccctgtcgacttgtactgaggaactagttccgacaccgcgaccaccggtgatagaatagtggcggcacaggggtgcgttttgctcttcggagcagctcggtggagcgtgagtttggcaccagggggtgcggcacagtggtgcgttggctcagtggagcggctcttcggagagttgtattggcacttcggtgtaaccatgccactgggtgatgtggccgtagtcatgcggttgagttattttgagtcttGGATCGGGTTTACGGATTATcgtgtggatttttggattcCTGAGTTtagttgtttttatatatatgacgacatgttatatgatgactttactgcatgatgttgcctactgagctgttagctcactcctattatttacatttttgcaggtgatgACATATGATTGTAGGGATTACGGGATGGAGAGATCATGATGTAGTTAGCTAGTAGATAtggattttcttttgtcttatgtatatatgtggaCATTTGATATGAAAACTGGAATTTATCTTTGTTTAGTTATTGATGTTGAATCTgatttatctgccttgcgtgcctgcggggtccgccctgtaggtgcgcggcgtctgctcgcgccccgggccccgggttcggggcgtgacagcctGGTTCTGAATATTTTTAAGATCCTGATCAGACAACTAGCTGACCTCGTCCTGCCACAAAGAATAGTTGGTTTCTTTGTCTGGTAAATGAAAAATTGATAGATGAGGGACAGAaatattaacttttttttttttttacttgatttgACCTTGGTACCAAGGGGCAAGCTCACTGTTTGTGAGTGAatgaatgcagagatgagaaCGGTTGAAGAAGCAAAGCTACTAGATGATCTTGCTATGATATTGTAGGGTCTTACAATTCACAGCTCTCTTATCAGCATACCGTGTGGGGAGAGGTGTTGGATTTGAATCCTCACAAGAATTTGCATAGGTGGCAAATGATGGCCTAATACAAAAAATCAAACATTTCAATAAAATGTATGATTTCAAAATAACTCACATGAAGATATATTTGTTCATGAAAACTTCCAAGCACATGAACTTTATTTAACATGGATTATTTCAAGTACACATGTTCAAGAAGAAAAGCCCAGACAGTCCGGTGCTTCCAATGGTTTATTTTAGGTGTTACTCTTGATATATAGTTCTCGATCGCATTTTCAAGTGAAGTTGATAGGGTAGACTGGCTGCTTATCTGGGTAGAACAGCCCAAAGTTCTGCTCTGCACCTTGTGGCTTCTGGTTCTCATTAAACATCTCAAATATGTAGGCCTCTATAGCCTTTCCAGGTCTCCTTGGTGTGCCTTGGCCAACATGGTTGATCAAATTTTGATTATATGTTCTTGCATTGTCAACAGTTGCACCAAAACCATCAGCCGACGGCCAACCACTCTCCGACACGACGATCGGCACATTAGACCCTCCTAGCTTCTCCAAAGCCACATAAAGTGCATCCATTATGGTATCAAAGAGGTTCTGATAGCTATATTGTCCATCTTCTATGACAGTCTCTGTGGAAGTAAACAAGGCATACTTGGTCCCGATGTGGTTCGGATCGCCGATATAATGTCTGTAGGTGTACAAGTTTACTAGGAGTGGGGCTCCATTGCTAGCCAAAAATTGAACGATTGGTTCTAAGTatgttgatgcaccagaagagAGTCTACTAGATGAGGGGGGAGAGTATTGCTCAAGGACCTCACGCCCGGTGGCAATTGAAGTAGTCACTTTGATTTGGTTTGATAGGCCGGCTGAGGACAAAGCAGAGTGGATGTTTTTCATGGCAGGGAGCACATACTGAGCTTGATCTCCGGGGATCACTTGATTACCAAC harbors:
- the LOC103722839 gene encoding glucan endo-1,3-beta-glucosidase-like, producing MAYQSIVLMAAVALIFGVLIATPSRAQPIGVAYGTQGNNLPPPNEVVDLYKSKNIQAMRLYDPNQAVLQALKGSNIQLMLDVPNADLQSLASSPSAANDWVQKNVKACFPDVSFKYIAVGNQVIPGDQAQYVLPAMKNIHSALSSAGLSNQIKVTTSIATGREVLEQYSPPSSSRLSSGASTYLEPIVQFLASNGAPLLVNLYTYRHYIGDPNHIGTKYALFTSTETVIEDGQYSYQNLFDTIMDALYVALEKLGGSNVPIVVSESGWPSADGFGATVDNARTYNQNLINHVGQGTPRRPGKAIEAYIFEMFNENQKPQGAEQNFGLFYPDKQPVYPINFT